DNA from Pseudanabaena galeata CCNP1313:
AGAGAACGGGAATTGAATGTGGGTTTTGAGTCTGTGCCTCTGGATGTGTTGTCAGAGGAGAAGGCACTGGAACTGTTAAGAAAAATAGTTGGTGCGGCAAAGGTAGATAAAGAACTGGTCACGGTCAAGGAGATTTGCAAAACTCTGGGTTATTTGCCCTTGGGCATAGAGTTAGTCGGTGAATATCTGAGCAAAAATCGCTTTTTGACGTTTGCTAAGTTACAGGAAAGGTTAACTCTTGCCGATGACTCGATTGCAAGGGAACGCAAGAATAAGTTATATGGCTATCGTGGTGTAGAAGCAGCAATCCAACTGAGTTGGGATGACATCAGTACTGGATCTAAGAGAGTGGCGATGCTGTTAGGGCTGTTTGCACCTGTTGTGGTTTTTTGGGAGTTGGTGGCTGGGATTGGAGTAAGTGCCGAAATTACGGAAGATGAACTGAATGAGGCAAGGGGGCAGTTAGACAGTTTGCATTTAATTCAACCAATAGATGAAGAATGCAACTTTTATAAGATTCATACTCTAGTCCGCGAGTTCTTTCGGGCAAAGCTCTTAAAAGCGGAAGAGAATCATCAGTTTCGGCAAGCATTTGTAAATAGGTTGCTTGCCCTAGCTAAAGAGATTCCCGAAACGCCAACGATAGATCTGATTGCAATAGTAGCTCTTGTTATTCCCCATTTGGATATACTGAGCCGCGAAATGCTGGGTGATATTCTCAATCCTGAAGAAGATTTGATTTGGGCATTTACAGGAATTGCGTGTTTCTATAAAGCGCAGGGATTCTACGCACTTGCCGAAGAGCCATATCAAAGATGTTTGAAAGCAACGCAAGAACTTTTAGGAGAGCGCCACCCCGATGTCGCCACCAGTATCAACAACCTTGCAGATCTGTATAGTTCGCAAGGAAGATATGCAGAAGCGGAGAAATTAACTCAAGAATCACTTCAAATGCGTCAAGAGATATTTGGGGGAAATCATCCTGATACTGTCAACAGTTTTCACTTGCTCGCTTATTTATACAAAGCTCAAGGAAAATATGGAGAAGCAGAATCTATTTATCTACAAGTAATTAAGAAATACAAAGAACTGTTAGGTGATCGCCATCCCTCTGTCGCCACCAGTATCAACAACCTTGCAGATCTGTATAGTTCGCAAGGAAGATATGCAGAAGCGGAACCGCTCTGTCAAGAAGCGATGCAGTTGAGGCGAGAACTTTTAGGTAATCGCCATCCCGATATTGCAAACAGTTTCAACAACCTCGCAGAGTTGTACAATTCGCAAGGGAGATATGCAGAAGCGGAACCGCTCTTTCAAGAGGCAATACAGTTGATGCGAGAACTTTTAGGCGATCGCCATCCCGATATTGCATACAGTTTCAACAACCTCGCAGAGTTGTATCGTTCGCAAGGGAGATATGCAGAAGCGGAACCGCTTTATCAAGAGGCAATACAGTTGATGCGAGAACTTTTAGGCGATCGCCATCCCGATATTGCATACAGTTTCAACAACCTCGCAGAGTTGTATCGTTCGCAAGGGAGATATGCAGAAGCAGAACCGCTTTATCAAGAGGCAATACAGTTGATGCGAGAACTTTTAGGCGATCGCCATCCCGATATTGCATACAGTTTCAACAACCTCGCAGAGTTGTATCGTTCGCAAGGGAGATATGCAGAAGCAGAACCGCTTTATCAAGAGGCAATACAGTTGATGCGAGAACTTTTAGGCGATCGCCATCCCGATATTGCATACAGTTTCAACAACCTCGCAGAGTTGTATCGTTCGCAAGGGAGATATGCAGAAGCAGAACCGCTTTATCAAGAGGCAATACAGTTGATGCGAGAACTTTTAGGCGATCGCCATCCCTCTGTCGCTACCAGTTTCAACAACCTCGCAGAGTTGTATCGTTTGCAAGGAAGATATGAGGAAGCAGAACCACTGTTTATACAAGCCCTGTCACTGAGTCAAGAACTATTAGGAGAACGCCATCCCTCTGTCGCCAGCAGTATCAACAACCTAGCAGGGCTGTACGATTCGCAAGGAAGACATGGAGAAGCAGAACCTCTCTATGTGAAAGCATTAGAAATTATGGAAGTTTCGCTAGGAGTGGAACATCCAAATACAAAAACTGTTCGCAATAATCTCCAGTCTCTACGCGATCTACAAAACCAAATGAATATGACTCCTAAAGGTATTGTGACTATTTATGATAGACAAGGGCGTGATTGCCAAATTGAAGTTAATGAGCATGAGTCCATTCTTTCGCTTAAAGTTTATCGTTCGCTGGATTGTGTTGGACTAAGGGATATGGTCGGTCATATCGACTGTGTTTTTGAGTCTCCTAATGAAATGCTTCTAGCAGATATTCACTTTGCAGACAACATAGCCCGTAGCCCACTAGGACGTATTTATGCATTTTTTCACAAAGAACCAAAATGCTACCAAAGGCTGGGACTAGGAACTGCCACACTAGAATTTCTTATAAAATATGTTAAGGAGAAAGGAATCAAAAAGATTCATGGGTCAATAACTCAAGACGATCTTAATGCTAACCCGAAGCTAATCAAATGGTATCGAGATAATGGTTTTACAGTAGAAGCTCTAACGGCTGAAGAAATAGAGAAAGATAGGAAAGCCAGAATCTGTCTTTACTTGCCATAGCGCCAAAAAAACACTTGACGATAAAGGCGATCGCAAGCGTATTTGGGATTTGATTTAGGCGATCGCTAAAATATGCCTTGACCACAAGTAACATATAAGTTACTCTAGTGCCTAGTATGAAAGTTCAAGAATATATCCAAGAAGATGGCTCAAACCCTTATCAGAAATGGTTCGATGCTCTAGATGCGATCGCTGCGGCAAAAGTGACAGTTGCCAAATCGCGGCTAGAGCTAGGCAACACATCAAACATCAAATGGTTTGATGGAATTGGCGAATATCGAATTGATTGGGGTGCAGGATACCGAATTTATCTAGCCCAAGATGGAAATCAACTCATAGTTCTATTTGGTGGAGGCACGAAAAAAGGTCAACAATCCGATATTGAACGAGCTAAAGAACTGTATCAAGAGTATAAAAGGCGCAAAAAAGAGGCTAGACAAGCAGCTATCAAAGAAGAAATCGACAAAAAGAAGAAAAAGAAAAAATGACAACTACACCCCTAAGACGCGACTTTAAAGAAACAGTTAATGCAAGAGTCCAAAGAGATTCCGCATTTGCCGCCGCTTTACTTGACGAAGCTATTTCTCTTTTCCTCAATGGCGAACCAGAAACCGCGAGACTCATATTGAGAGATCTCGTCAATGCAACCATCGGATTTGAAGAACTAGCGATCGCCACATCTAAACCTAGTAAAAGCCTTCATAGAATGCTCTCTGCAAAAGGAAATCCCACAATGGATAATCTCACCGCTATTCTCAAAGTTTTGCGTAAAACCCTTCAAGTCGATATCAAAGTACAGACGGTTACTTGTGCTTAAAATATCTCTGCTCATCTCGTAAGAGTGGGTTTCAAGTAACGAGTAATCGCTTATTCTTGAGAAAGATTTTAGTTGTGAAAAGCAGTTAACGGCGATCGCTCATGTCAGATTTAATTACGCAACTATGTCAGCTAACGGTGGAGATACTGAAAGCTAATCCTCAAGAGGATTTGGCTGAGTTTGTGGAATTGGTCAAGAAAAGCATCGATGCTGATTCACAGTTAGGTGAGGCAATACAAAGCGATCGCCTGTTAACGCAGGTCAATCGAGATGGGAGCAAGGGTTATCAAACCTTGGTTGCGGGTGGTGTTGCGAATATTGGCAATACTTACCTCAATGATGTGCAGCCAGAGATGTTGCAGGAAATCTTGCAACGAGTTTTAGAAAACATCCTGAAGTCACAGCCACATTTCAAGCAAACAGCACCAAAAGATCATAACAAGAGCTTTTATAACAATCTAGGCGATCGCGAAATTGACCGAGATGGAAACTTTGTTGGAAGGGAGCAGGATTTAGAGGAATTGCACGATTTATTGCAGGCGCAAAGCGAAAGCTCGCCTTTGCCAATGGTGTTAATTTCTGGGATGGCAGGGATGGGGAAAAGCGAACTAGCGCGGCAGTATGGCAAATTGCATTTAGATGATTATGCGGGTGGGGTGGGAATATTCGAGGCAGCGCAGTTTGGTGAATCCCTTAGAGACTTTATGCAGTTGAGATTTTGTGAAGATGGGGATTTACGGCACTTCACCAAATTAGAAACACAGGTAGAGGAAGGCTGGCAGCAGTGGCAAAAGTTTTGCGGTGAGGAGAAAATAGCGCTGATCTTGATTGATGACGTGACCGAATATCAAACACAGGTTTTGCCATACTTGCCGAAGAGTTTAGGAGATGTCCATCCGTTTCGATTTGTGCTGACCTCGCGATCGCTATTGCAGGGTAAATTAGCGTTGCTGGAAATTCAGGAATTGAAGACCGAGGCAGCGTTACAGTTATTGACCAAATGGGCAGAACCAAATCAGCAAACCTTGCTAGACAATCCTGAGATCGCCGCAAGCCTTTGCAATCGTTTAGGCTGTTTGCCATTAGCCCTAACTTTGGTCGGTAGTTGGCTCAAGAATTCCCAAGCAACTTTACCGATCGTGATCGCGGAATTGGAACAAAACGGGCTAGGAAGCGAAGTATTGGAACCCTATGAAGTAGCGCCCGAAAATATCGATTCTGGAAAGAACATTAAGCAGGGGTATAGTCAGGATACGTGTAAAACAGTGCCACGAAGCGCTGAAATCTTTACTGTGAAATGCTTTCAGCTATCAAACTTTTAAAGATGAAGAAGATTGATAAGATGTCCCACAAAAAGGGCAGAAACGATGCTTCAGGGAAGTAATCGGCTCCTGACAGCCAACACAGCGATGACGTAACTCCATCCCGCAGAGAAAACAAAACTTCGCTCTTAAATCCAGCCACATCGACTCAGGAGCCATTCCTACAGTCCAGCAACTCGGACAAAACTTGAGCGCAGATGGGACATCCACGGCAACACCTCTGCCAACCGATTCGAGATACTCTTTCGGAACATTAAGAGCATAAGCCAACCCACTACAAGTTTTGTGATTGAGTTTAAGCGTTCTCCCTCGTTCGATTTTACCCAAGCTTTGCAAATGAATACCCGCAAGTTCGACCACATCGGCTTGACTCAAACCTCTGTGTAGTCTGAGCCGTCGAAGATATTGACCGAGTGATTCATCAGCTTTAGGCGCAAGTAAAGAATCAAGAAGCTGCATATAAGTCTAGATTAAAGTATCAATAAAGAAATATACTTTTAAAATAATCTTATCCTTAAGTTTAGACTGATGGAGGTAGTATATGTCGCTGACTTTAGCAACAGTTACTACTCAATTTTTAGAGCGTCCTGGACTGAGTATCGCCACCCAAAAGTCTTACGAACTGACACTGATTCCGCTACTACAAAAGTATGGACGATATCCAATTGAGATTCTGGGTCGTGCAGTAATAGAAGAGTATCTCAACGGCTTGAACCATCTAGCCTATACAACTCACCACCGACATCAATCCATCGTTCAAGCCCTCCTAAACTTTGCTGTCGAACAAGGATATATCAGAGTCAATCCAATTGCTCATTTACGACGGCGTAAGCCAGATTTTAGTAAAGGCGAACATGCCTCAGATTGCGTCATCCGCTATCTGAGTACCACCCAACTCCAGCAAATGTATGAGGCGATTACACCCGATTGTCGCCTGAATGCTGTAGTTCGACTTTTACACCGCAGTGGAGCAAGAATTGCCGAACTCTTAGCTTTAAATCTAGAAGATCTAGATCTGCAAGGGCAGAGGTTTCAGGTCGTTGGGAAAGGCAATAAGACCCGCTGGTGCTTCTACAGTGAGGATGCAGCACTATTGCTAGAGAAATACCTCAAATACTACCGACACCAAGGGCATCCAGCTCTGTGGACAGCTCAACACCGACTCAGTAAGAAAGTGGTGCGATTGAGTTATCCAAATATTCATCAGCGATGGCGAGACTTGACAGATCCTTTCCCCTTAATAGCAGGTATTCGCCTTCACGATCTGCGGCATACTTTTGCGACAGAAAGAGTCGGATTAATCGGGATTGAAGAACTAAGAGCATTGATGGGACACCAAAATATTCAGACCACTTTGCGATATCAAAAAGTTACTTCCGAGCAGGCTGAACTTGCTGCTCAAACAGCTTTAAATAAGTTACTAAAATTTGATGATGAATTTCGAGCGTTCTGAGAATTGTTAAGCACCTTATTAATCTACAAGTGGTTTGAGCTAGGAGTATAATTAATACTCTCAAATAGGAAAGTGAGCCTAACGCTAATTAACGTTTGTGTTACCGAAAATCGGCGGTAATCGCCTAATTTAATGACCGCAATCGAACGCACCGCCTATCCTCGTTTTAAATCTCTCCCGAATCTCAAAGAATTAGCCGAACTCTATACCCCAACTGAATCCGAGCTAGCTTTTGCTCGTGTCCAAACTGCCAGTAAAGAAGGTCGATTTCGCTTGTTGATATCTCTGAAAGCTTTTCAGCGACTAGGGTACTTTCCAGATGCGGCATCAATTCCAACCGCACTCATTGAGCATTTACGGAAGCTATTGAATTTAAACAGTTCAGTTGATGCCATTGCCCCCCTGCGGTCACAACGTCGCTATGAAACAGCGATTCGGACTTTTCTAAAAGTTAAAATCTTTGATGCTGGCGCACGTCAACATATCGCTATTGCTATCGCAACGGCGGCGACAACTATGGATCGTAACGCCGATTTAATTAATGTGGCGATTGAGGAATTGGTCAAAGAAAGCTATGAGTTACCAGCGTTTAGTACCTTAGATCGACTAGCTGGCAATGTACGTTCGATTACCAATCACAGATTATTTCAACAGGTGGCATCAAAGTTAACTCCTGCGGAGCAGACCTTTTTAGACGAGCTACTCTTATCTCAATCCGTCGAAGGTCAGGTCACGCTCAATTTACTCAAATCTCCGCCCAAGAGTGTTAGACTTTCCCACATCATTCAGTTGCAATCTAAATTTGACAAGTTAATGTCTTTTGGCAATGCCCAACGGTTGTTAGCGGGGATTGCTAAGGGTAAGATTCAATCTTTTGCAGCCCAAGCTAAAGCGCTGGACATTTCGGATTTTCGAGATATCAAAACTAATAAACGACACGCTTTACTGGTGTGTTTACTCTATCGGGCGCAAGTTAAAACCAGAGATTATTTGGTCGATCTGTTTCTCAAACGGATGCGGAAAATTCACTACCTTGCCCGCCAACGGTTGGTAGAACTCAGAGAACAACATCTCAAGCAAACTGAAGTGATGCTAGGGGTGTTAGCGGAGATTTTAGAGGTATCTGTCGATCATCCTGACGAACAAACATTCGGAAATCAAGTGCAAGCCCTACTACAGTCTCATGGTGGTTCCGCCGAGCTACTCGAACGCTGTCAGGCGATTACGACTTACAACAGCGATAATTATTTACCATTAATTCGGCATTTCTTCGGTCGTTATCGTCCGTTGCTATTTGAATTGGTCAGATCTTTGGAGCTTCAATCGACCTCTCAAGATCAATCGTTACCTGTAGCTTTGGCGTTTGTGTTGAAGCACGAACAGCGGCGCAGTAAATATTTACCCAGCGACGATCTCGATTTGAGTTTCATCAGTGAGCGGTGGCGACGATTGGTGGTAGAACAGCGTGGGGAAGAGCAAGTACTGTCGAGAGTTCATCTGGAAGTATGTATCTTCACCTATTTAGCGGCTGAGTTGAAGACAGGAGATATCTCTGTCGCTGGTTCCGAGCAATACGCCGACTTTCGCGAACAGTTACTTTCATGGGAAGAATGTGAACACGACTTGGCAAGTTATGGAATACAAAGCGGTTTACCAGTAACCGCTGAGTCCTTTGTGGCTGCTTTAAAACAGCAATTAACAGAGGTGGCACAGACAGTTGACCAGATCTGTCAAGATGGTAGTCAAATTACCATTAACGAAGTTGGAGCACCCGTCCTCAAACGTTTGGTAGCAGAAGTGAAACCGTCTGGTGCCGATGAACTCGAAGCTAAGATTTGGGAACGTTTGCCAGAGCGGAGCGTATTGGACATCCTGTGCAATGTGGAATATTGGCTCAACTGGACGCGGCATTTTGGATTAGCTTCAGGCTCTGAGGCTAAAATAGACCAACCCACTGAGCGGTATATTCTGGCTGTGTTTGGTTATGGGTGTAACCTAGGTCCCTATCAAACAGCACGTCATACACGCGGACTGATCAATGGACAGATGTTGTCGCGCATCAATCGGCTACATATTCAAACCAGCCAAATCGAAGCAGCAATACGGGAGCTGATTAATGCTTACAATTTACTCCCATTGCCCAAGTGTTGGGGAACGGGGAAACGCGCAGCCGCTGATGGAAGCAAGTTTCAGATTCATGAAAACAGTTTGATGTCAGAGTACCATATCCGCTATGGCGGTTATGGTGGGATTGCTTACCATCATGTCTCAGATACTTACATTGCGCTGTTCACCCACTTTATTACCTGTGGAGTATGGGAGGCAGTGTATATCTTGGATGGGTTACTGAAGAACAGTTCGGATATTCAACCAGATACCTTACATGCGGATACTCAAGGTCAATCATTGACTGTCTTTGCTTTGTCCTATCTATTGGGAATCAAGCTGATGCCTCGGATTCGGAACTGGCAGGATTATACGTTCTTTCGTCCGAGTCCAGAGGCTGTGTATAAATACATCGATCCGTTATTTACGGATGTGGTGGATTGGAAGTTGATTCAAACTCATTGGCAGGATTTAATTCGTGTAACTTTGTCTATTCAGGCGGGTAAGTTGATGCCTTCAACGATCTTGCGAAGATTAGGGAGTAATAGTCGCAAGAATCGCCTGTACCAGACTTTTCAAGCCTTGGGACAGGTTGTTAGAACGTTGTTTTTGCTGCAATATATTTCCGACCGCGCTTTACGTCAGGAGATTACAGCTTGCACCAATATTGTTGAAGGCTATCACAATTTTCTGGACTGGTTATTTTTTGGTAAGCAGGGGGTACTTACAGACCACGATCCTGAAGAACAAGAGAAGCGGCTCAAGTATCTCGACTTAGTTGCCAGTGCGGTGATTTTTCAGAATACTGTGGATATTTCTGCTGCGGTACGGAGTTTGGTTGAGGAGGGGCATAAGGTTGACCGCGAGTTACTCTCTACTTTGAGTCCTTATCTGACTAGACATTTAAAGCGTTATGGCGACTATGTTGTCGATCTGACGACTATTCCCGAACCGTTGGATCTGGCAGTTAGCTTGCCAATTGAGATCGCTCAAGAGCTTTCTCAGTAAACGCTTCAGCGTTTCGTGGCACTGTTTTACACGTATCCTGAATACATGCCTAAGAATCCTGCTTCGAGCATGAAAGCCATTGCGCCTTCAAATCCGAGAATGCTGCCAAAGAAATCACCTACTGCTTCCGAAAATGGAGCCCAGTTTGTCCCAAATTGAAATTCCATCGGTAGCCCTGAGGCAACGCCAATCCCGAAGTTAAGAACGTATAACTTTGACCAGAAGCGAGCGTGGCGGTAGTAATCAGGATTACGGGTCTTCAGCCATAGTCCTTCGACAATGACGAGATAGATTGCCATGCCTGTAGTCAGAACTGGCCAGAGCATATGAAAAATGGCGGTTAATGCAAATTGCATTCGTGACAGTGCGACGGTATTTGATAGGATATCCATGATTTATCTTGAAGTGGTTCAGAAACTAAGCACTGCCTTGATTAACAATATACTTGGTTGGTAATATAGTTTGCAAAGGCTCTAAATAATCGGTTTATTAGGGAAGTTTTAAGGTTTAGCTGGTTAAATGCCTGCTAAATCGTGCATGGCGATATCGGTGGACAGAAAGAAGTGATCGCGTCCGACATAATCTACAAAACCGATGTTGAGCAATTTATCCATTACTGGCCCCTTCACTTCCGAGAAATAGAAGTTAATGCCTATGGTTTTTAAATCGGCAATCAGGCTTTCTAAAACTTCTAAGGCGCTGGCATCAATAAGATTAACGGCACTGCAAACTAGTACAATGCTAGTCACATCAAGGCGATCGCTAATTTCGCGGCTTAAAAAATTCTCCATATACTTAGCATTAGCAAAGTAGAGGCTGGCATCAACGCGAATTGCTAAAACTTGGGGACTGGTTTTGACATCGTAACGGAGGACATTGCGGAAATGTTCAGATTCGCCTAAGCGCCCGACGATCGCAATGTGGGGGCGGCTGGTATGCCATAGATGCAAAGATAAAGCGACGATCGCGCCAAAAATAATTCCCTTTTCGACACCTAAAACTAATACAGCGCTAAAGGTGACTAGCCAAGCGATCGCATCGGCTTTGTCATAGTTCCACATCCGTTTCAGGGTGGAAAAATCAATCAATTTATAAACGGCGGTAATGATAGTCGCGGCGAGACAGGTCTGCGGCAGGAAATAGAACCAAGATGTAAAGAACATCACCGTGATTGCGACTAATATTCCCGTAATCATTGAGGCTAAGCCCGTATTTGCCCCTGCGGCGAAATTCACCACCGAGCGACTGACTCCACCTGTCACAGGATATCCACCCGTAAAAGCGGCGCTTAGATTCGCTGCACCAAAGGCAATCAATTCCTGATTCGGATCAATCTTTTCACGCCGCTTGCTGGCGAGGGCTTGCGCTCCTGAGAAGCCCTCCATGTAACCAACTAAAGCGATCGCCAAAGCCGCAGGTAAAAGCGATCGCCAAGTTTGCAAATCAAAGCTAGGTATGGTCAAGGGCGGCAAGCCCAATGGAACCATACCTACAATTTTAACTCCCGCCCCTTGATCCCATCGGAAAATCGAGACTAGCAGAGTTCCCAAAATCACTACTAGCAGAGGCGCACTTTTGGAAATAGGTAAAATCCTCTGTTCGTTCCAGCCTTGTTGCTTCAATAATTTGACTAGGGGCTGATTGCAATAAAGTAGAATCGCAATGCTAACTAGTCCCAAACTCAGCGTAACCCAATTCACTTCGGTGATTTTACCCAAAATCAAAGTGAGAAGTTCGATAAATGATTCCGTAGAAGGAATCTTTAAACCCAGTAAATGTTTGACCTGACTAAAGCCAATGATGATTGCTGCGCCACTGATAAATCCTGAAATTACAGAACGGCTTAAGAAATTTACTAAAAATCCCATCCGTAAAATGCCCATGCCAATTTCGACGATTCCCACTAAAAAGGCTAGGGCGATCGCTAGGGCTAGATATTCGGAACTGCCTTGAGGGGAAAGTTTGGCGATCGCCGCCGCCACCATTAGAGAATCAACAGCAACGGGACCCACCGCCAAAACCTTACTTGTCCCTAATAATGGATAGATAATCGCAGGTAAAATACTGGCATAGAGTCCAATTTGAGGCGGCAGTCCCGCAAGCAGGGCATAAGCCATACCCTGCGGAATCAAGAGACTGGTGACAATAATCCCTGCGGTAATATCACCAAATAGATGTTTAGACTGATAATTTTTGAGCCAATTGAGCGCAGGAATATATTGCTGTAATTGATTAATCATCTATCTTTGCTTGTTGTAGGGCAGCATTGACAATAACCTTGCCATCGCACAGGTGTTAGAGATTCCTGCGAACATCAGACCCGCACCGACAAATCCTGTTAAGAGCATGAACCAAGGAGAAACCGTCGCACTTAAAATTGTGCCTAAGAAAACAAGGGAACCTGCCGTGATTTGGACTTGGCGCATGATGCTGATGGGGGCATTCTTATTTGCCTTGATCGGCATACCCTGCGATCGCCATGCCATGATCCCACCCTTGAGGTGTGTCACTTCTGCATATCCTGCATCTAGCAATTTTTCGGCGGCACGATGGGAACGATTGCCAGAACGACAATAGAGAACTACTTGCTTATCTGGACTATTGGAGATTTGCTGAATATCAAACTTGGATAATGGAACCAACATTGCGCCATCAATTCTCTCGCTAGCGAACTCATCCGCCTCGCGCACATCCACCAATTCTACGGCTTGGCGATCGATTAATTCTTTAAGATCTTGGACATCAATTAATTTGATTTGCGATTCAGATACAGAGGTGAGATTTTGTGAGGTTGTCATAGATTTAAGGAAGTTGTAGATAATTGTAAAAGAATCGGGTAGAGATCCCACACAATCCCCCT
Protein-coding regions in this window:
- a CDS encoding tetratricopeptide repeat protein, whose amino-acid sequence is MSDLITELCQLTAEILQEHPHADAARLVGLVKQGIVANSQLGQAIQGDRQLIQINEGNAKGFQTLVTGGIANIGIHLNDVNRETLQEVLQEALGDLLKSLQKQIPSNVRQGSKNFVGREEELVDIHAKLQEGQGVIVCAVEGMGGVGKTELALQYATRYQQEYVARYWLSLREMGLAQAVVTMASPYLDLPEAMQSASLDEQAAWCWQNWLPESGKLLVILDDVPKAESIPDLAMPIDPRVRVLVTTRERELNVGFESVPLDVLSEEKALELLRKIVGAAKVDKELVTVKEICKTLGYLPLGIELVGEYLSKNRFLTFAKLQERLTLADDSIARERKNKLYGYRGVEAAIQLSWDDISTGSKRVAMLLGLFAPVVVFWELVAGIGVSAEITEDELNEARGQLDSLHLIQPIDEECNFYKIHTLVREFFRAKLLKAEENHQFRQAFVNRLLALAKEIPETPTIDLIAIVALVIPHLDILSREMLGDILNPEEDLIWAFTGIACFYKAQGFYALAEEPYQRCLKATQELLGERHPDVATSINNLADLYSSQGRYAEAEKLTQESLQMRQEIFGGNHPDTVNSFHLLAYLYKAQGKYGEAESIYLQVIKKYKELLGDRHPSVATSINNLADLYSSQGRYAEAEPLCQEAMQLRRELLGNRHPDIANSFNNLAELYNSQGRYAEAEPLFQEAIQLMRELLGDRHPDIAYSFNNLAELYRSQGRYAEAEPLYQEAIQLMRELLGDRHPDIAYSFNNLAELYRSQGRYAEAEPLYQEAIQLMRELLGDRHPDIAYSFNNLAELYRSQGRYAEAEPLYQEAIQLMRELLGDRHPDIAYSFNNLAELYRSQGRYAEAEPLYQEAIQLMRELLGDRHPSVATSFNNLAELYRLQGRYEEAEPLFIQALSLSQELLGERHPSVASSINNLAGLYDSQGRHGEAEPLYVKALEIMEVSLGVEHPNTKTVRNNLQSLRDLQNQMNMTPKGIVTIYDRQGRDCQIEVNEHESILSLKVYRSLDCVGLRDMVGHIDCVFESPNEMLLADIHFADNIARSPLGRIYAFFHKEPKCYQRLGLGTATLEFLIKYVKEKGIKKIHGSITQDDLNANPKLIKWYRDNGFTVEALTAEEIEKDRKARICLYLP
- a CDS encoding type II toxin-antitoxin system RelE/ParE family toxin; protein product: MKVQEYIQEDGSNPYQKWFDALDAIAAAKVTVAKSRLELGNTSNIKWFDGIGEYRIDWGAGYRIYLAQDGNQLIVLFGGGTKKGQQSDIERAKELYQEYKRRKKEARQAAIKEEIDKKKKKKK
- a CDS encoding AAA family ATPase; amino-acid sequence: MSDLITQLCQLTVEILKANPQEDLAEFVELVKKSIDADSQLGEAIQSDRLLTQVNRDGSKGYQTLVAGGVANIGNTYLNDVQPEMLQEILQRVLENILKSQPHFKQTAPKDHNKSFYNNLGDREIDRDGNFVGREQDLEELHDLLQAQSESSPLPMVLISGMAGMGKSELARQYGKLHLDDYAGGVGIFEAAQFGESLRDFMQLRFCEDGDLRHFTKLETQVEEGWQQWQKFCGEEKIALILIDDVTEYQTQVLPYLPKSLGDVHPFRFVLTSRSLLQGKLALLEIQELKTEAALQLLTKWAEPNQQTLLDNPEIAASLCNRLGCLPLALTLVGSWLKNSQATLPIVIAELEQNGLGSEVLEPYEVAPENIDSGKNIKQGYSQDTCKTVPRSAEIFTVKCFQLSNF
- a CDS encoding tyrosine-type recombinase/integrase, coding for MSLTLATVTTQFLERPGLSIATQKSYELTLIPLLQKYGRYPIEILGRAVIEEYLNGLNHLAYTTHHRHQSIVQALLNFAVEQGYIRVNPIAHLRRRKPDFSKGEHASDCVIRYLSTTQLQQMYEAITPDCRLNAVVRLLHRSGARIAELLALNLEDLDLQGQRFQVVGKGNKTRWCFYSEDAALLLEKYLKYYRHQGHPALWTAQHRLSKKVVRLSYPNIHQRWRDLTDPFPLIAGIRLHDLRHTFATERVGLIGIEELRALMGHQNIQTTLRYQKVTSEQAELAAQTALNKLLKFDDEFRAF
- a CDS encoding Tn3 family transposase; translated protein: MTAIERTAYPRFKSLPNLKELAELYTPTESELAFARVQTASKEGRFRLLISLKAFQRLGYFPDAASIPTALIEHLRKLLNLNSSVDAIAPLRSQRRYETAIRTFLKVKIFDAGARQHIAIAIATAATTMDRNADLINVAIEELVKESYELPAFSTLDRLAGNVRSITNHRLFQQVASKLTPAEQTFLDELLLSQSVEGQVTLNLLKSPPKSVRLSHIIQLQSKFDKLMSFGNAQRLLAGIAKGKIQSFAAQAKALDISDFRDIKTNKRHALLVCLLYRAQVKTRDYLVDLFLKRMRKIHYLARQRLVELREQHLKQTEVMLGVLAEILEVSVDHPDEQTFGNQVQALLQSHGGSAELLERCQAITTYNSDNYLPLIRHFFGRYRPLLFELVRSLELQSTSQDQSLPVALAFVLKHEQRRSKYLPSDDLDLSFISERWRRLVVEQRGEEQVLSRVHLEVCIFTYLAAELKTGDISVAGSEQYADFREQLLSWEECEHDLASYGIQSGLPVTAESFVAALKQQLTEVAQTVDQICQDGSQITINEVGAPVLKRLVAEVKPSGADELEAKIWERLPERSVLDILCNVEYWLNWTRHFGLASGSEAKIDQPTERYILAVFGYGCNLGPYQTARHTRGLINGQMLSRINRLHIQTSQIEAAIRELINAYNLLPLPKCWGTGKRAAADGSKFQIHENSLMSEYHIRYGGYGGIAYHHVSDTYIALFTHFITCGVWEAVYILDGLLKNSSDIQPDTLHADTQGQSLTVFALSYLLGIKLMPRIRNWQDYTFFRPSPEAVYKYIDPLFTDVVDWKLIQTHWQDLIRVTLSIQAGKLMPSTILRRLGSNSRKNRLYQTFQALGQVVRTLFLLQYISDRALRQEITACTNIVEGYHNFLDWLFFGKQGVLTDHDPEEQEKRLKYLDLVASAVIFQNTVDISAAVRSLVEEGHKVDRELLSTLSPYLTRHLKRYGDYVVDLTTIPEPLDLAVSLPIEIAQELSQ
- a CDS encoding helix-turn-helix domain-containing transcriptional regulator yields the protein MTTTPLRRDFKETVNARVQRDSAFAAALLDEAISLFLNGEPETARLILRDLVNATIGFEELAIATSKPSKSLHRMLSAKGNPTMDNLTAILKVLRKTLQVDIKVQTVTCA
- a CDS encoding helix-turn-helix domain-containing protein; the protein is MQLLDSLLAPKADESLGQYLRRLRLHRGLSQADVVELAGIHLQSLGKIERGRTLKLNHKTCSGLAYALNVPKEYLESVGRGVAVDVPSALKFCPSCWTVGMAPESMWLDLRAKFCFLCGMELRHRCVGCQEPITSLKHRFCPFCGTSYQSSSSLKV